Proteins from a single region of Caloramator sp. E03:
- the leuC gene encoding 3-isopropylmalate dehydratase large subunit has translation MGMTMTQKILAAHAGLDSVKAGDLIKVKLDLVLGNDVTTPVAVKEFRKIGIDKVFDKKKIAIVPDHFTPNKDIKSAEQCKFIREFAYEMEIENYFEIGEMGIEHALIPEKGLVVCGDVVIGADSHTCTYGALGAFSTGVGSTDMAAGMATGEAWMKVPEAIKFVLKGKLNPWVSGKDVILHIIGMIGVDGALYQSMEFTGEGLASLSMDDRFSMANMAIEAGAKNGIFEVDEKTIEYVKEHSTKPYAIYKADEDAEYTRVIEIDLSQIKSTVAFPHLPENTRTIDEVGDVAIDQVVIGSCTNGRIEDLRIAAKVLKGKKVNKRVRVIIFPATQKIYMQALKEGLIETFIEAGAVVSTPTCGPCLGGHMGILAKGERALATTNRNFVGRMGHPESEVYLCSPAVAAASAITGKITSPEEVATW, from the coding sequence ATGGGAATGACCATGACACAGAAAATATTAGCAGCCCATGCAGGGTTAGATAGTGTAAAGGCTGGCGATTTAATAAAGGTAAAATTAGATTTAGTATTGGGAAATGATGTTACAACACCAGTTGCAGTAAAGGAGTTTAGGAAAATAGGTATTGATAAGGTATTTGATAAAAAGAAAATAGCAATTGTACCTGATCACTTTACTCCAAATAAGGATATTAAATCTGCTGAGCAATGTAAATTTATAAGAGAGTTTGCTTATGAAATGGAAATTGAAAATTATTTTGAAATAGGTGAAATGGGAATTGAACATGCACTAATTCCTGAAAAGGGACTTGTTGTATGTGGAGATGTTGTAATAGGAGCAGACTCACACACCTGTACTTATGGTGCATTAGGTGCCTTCTCAACGGGGGTTGGAAGTACTGATATGGCAGCAGGCATGGCTACAGGCGAAGCCTGGATGAAGGTTCCTGAGGCTATAAAGTTTGTACTTAAGGGAAAATTAAATCCATGGGTAAGTGGTAAAGACGTTATTCTACACATTATAGGTATGATAGGTGTTGATGGAGCACTTTATCAATCTATGGAATTTACAGGAGAAGGGCTTGCAAGCCTTTCAATGGATGATAGATTTTCAATGGCAAACATGGCTATAGAAGCAGGAGCTAAAAACGGAATATTTGAAGTAGATGAAAAGACAATAGAGTATGTAAAGGAGCATTCAACAAAACCTTATGCAATTTATAAGGCTGATGAAGATGCTGAATACACAAGGGTTATTGAAATTGATTTATCACAGATTAAATCAACTGTAGCATTCCCTCATCTTCCAGAAAATACTCGTACAATAGATGAAGTTGGAGATGTTGCAATTGACCAGGTTGTTATAGGTTCTTGTACAAATGGAAGAATAGAAGATTTAAGAATAGCAGCAAAGGTATTAAAGGGTAAAAAGGTTAATAAGAGAGTTAGGGTAATTATCTTCCCTGCAACTCAAAAGATTTATATGCAAGCATTAAAAGAAGGATTAATTGAAACATTTATAGAAGCAGGTGCAGTTGTAAGTACACCAACTTGCGGACCTTGCCTTGGTGGACACATGGGTATACTTGCAAAGGGTGAAAGAGCACTTGCAACAACGAATAGAAACTTTGTTGGAAGAATGGGGCATCCAGAAAGTGAAGTTTATTTATGTAGCCCAGCTGTTGCAGCAGCTTCAGCAATTACAGGTAAAATAACATCACCAGAGGAGGTAGCAACATGGTAA
- the leuD gene encoding 3-isopropylmalate dehydratase small subunit has protein sequence MVKGRVIKYGDNIDTDVIIPARYLNTSDPKELAMHCMEDLDKDFVNKVRQGDIMVAGKNFGCGSSREHAPLSIKASGISCIIAETFARIFYRNAINIGLPIMECPEAAKDIENGDEVSIDFNTGVITNITKNKTYKAVPFPEFMQGIINAGGLINYVAKEVRK, from the coding sequence ATGGTAAAGGGTAGAGTCATAAAATACGGAGATAACATAGATACAGACGTAATCATTCCTGCAAGATACTTAAATACAAGTGACCCAAAGGAGCTTGCTATGCATTGTATGGAGGATTTGGACAAGGATTTTGTTAATAAAGTTAGACAAGGAGATATAATGGTTGCAGGTAAAAACTTTGGTTGCGGATCATCAAGAGAACATGCACCACTTTCAATTAAGGCTTCAGGAATTAGCTGTATTATAGCAGAGACCTTTGCAAGAATTTTCTATAGAAATGCTATAAATATAGGCCTTCCAATTATGGAGTGTCCAGAGGCTGCAAAGGATATAGAAAATGGAGATGAAGTATCAATTGATTTTAATACAGGTGTTATTACAAACATTACAAAAAATAAGACATATAAGGCAGTCCCATTCCCAGAATTTATGCAGGGTATTATAAATGCTGGTGGACTTATAAATTATGTAGCAAAGGAAGTGAGAAAGTAA
- the leuB gene encoding 3-isopropylmalate dehydrogenase — protein sequence MRIALLPGDGIGKDIVKQAVKVLDAVGKKYNCVFEYKEALIGGEAIDKVGTPLPQETIDICKESDAVLLGAVGGPKWDNLAGNLRPEAGLLGIRKALGVYANLRPAIVFPQLKDASTLKEEVLKDGIEIMIVRELTGGLYFGEKKRVQTEEGQKAWDTMVYTEKEIDRISRMSFEIARKRNRKLTLVDKSNVLESSRLWREVFTNIAKDYTDVAVDYMYVDNAAMQLVRNPKQFDVILTENTFGDILSDEAAMLTGSLGMLPSASLGDGKVGLYEPIHGSAPDIAGQNKANPIATIMSVAMMLRYSFNMLDAADDIEKAIVTILDKGYRTLDIMQEGMTAVGTEEMGDLIAGEIK from the coding sequence ATGAGAATAGCACTTTTACCTGGTGATGGTATAGGAAAGGATATAGTAAAACAAGCTGTTAAGGTATTAGATGCTGTAGGTAAAAAATATAATTGTGTATTTGAATATAAAGAGGCATTAATTGGTGGGGAGGCTATAGATAAGGTAGGTACTCCCCTACCCCAAGAAACTATAGATATATGTAAAGAAAGTGATGCTGTACTTTTAGGGGCAGTAGGAGGTCCAAAGTGGGATAACCTTGCAGGTAATTTAAGACCTGAGGCAGGGCTTTTAGGAATTAGAAAGGCACTTGGAGTTTATGCAAATTTAAGACCTGCAATAGTGTTTCCTCAACTTAAAGATGCTTCAACTTTAAAGGAAGAAGTATTAAAAGATGGAATAGAAATTATGATAGTAAGGGAATTAACAGGTGGCTTATACTTTGGAGAAAAGAAAAGAGTTCAAACAGAAGAAGGACAAAAAGCATGGGATACAATGGTATATACAGAAAAGGAAATAGATAGAATATCAAGAATGTCCTTTGAAATTGCAAGAAAAAGAAATAGAAAGCTTACACTTGTTGATAAATCAAATGTTCTTGAAAGTTCAAGGCTTTGGAGAGAGGTATTTACAAATATTGCTAAGGATTATACAGATGTTGCTGTTGATTATATGTATGTAGATAATGCAGCTATGCAGCTTGTTAGAAACCCGAAACAATTTGATGTAATACTTACTGAAAATACATTTGGAGATATTTTAAGTGATGAGGCTGCTATGCTTACAGGTTCACTTGGAATGCTTCCTTCTGCAAGTTTAGGTGATGGAAAAGTAGGGCTTTATGAGCCTATACACGGTTCAGCACCTGATATTGCAGGACAAAATAAAGCTAATCCTATAGCTACTATAATGAGTGTTGCTATGATGTTAAGGTATAGCTTTAATATGTTAGATGCAGCGGATGATATAGAAAAGGCTATTGTAACTATATTAGATAAAGGATATCGTACCCTTGATATCATGCAAGAGGGCATGACTGCTGTAGGTACAGAAGAAATGGGGGACCTTATAGCAGGTGAAATAAAATAG
- the ilvB gene encoding biosynthetic-type acetolactate synthase large subunit, producing MKAADAIVQCFVEEGISVIFGYPGASVIPLYESLRKSNIKHILVRHEQAAGHCASGFARTTGTVGVCIVTSGPGATNLITAIATAYMDSIPIVAITGQVKSTLIGKDVFQEVDIVGATAPFVKHNYLVKNANDIPRIFKEAFYIARTGRPGPVLIDIPMDIQNEDIDFSYPETVNIRGYKPKTFGHKGQIKRALERLKNSKKPLICAGGGVVSAKAEEELREFVKKSKIPVVHTLMGKDAIEYDNPYYIGLIGTHGEKHANRAVTGADVLILIGTRAADRATSGSKFFAKDADIIHIDIDPAEIGKNLESLIPVVGDAKFVIRELIEGIDEIDTSEWLNEINSWKEELSCESEDIYVNPKYAIKQISDLVEDDAILVADVGQNQFWAAHNFKIKGNRRFITSGGLGTMGYSIPAAVGAKFGTPQRRVIAVMGDGSFQMSSNELGTIAENNINIIMVLMNNSGLGMVREIQNKTYKVSYGVELNANPDFVGIAKAYGLQGRKVTSNNQFKEAFLEAMKSDKAYLIECIVNPKESTL from the coding sequence ATGAAGGCTGCAGATGCTATTGTGCAGTGCTTTGTAGAGGAAGGTATTAGTGTTATATTTGGTTATCCTGGTGCTTCCGTAATTCCTTTATATGAGTCCCTAAGAAAATCAAATATAAAGCATATACTTGTTAGACATGAGCAAGCCGCAGGCCATTGTGCCAGCGGTTTTGCAAGAACTACAGGCACAGTAGGAGTATGTATAGTAACATCAGGACCTGGTGCAACAAATTTAATTACTGCAATTGCAACTGCATATATGGATTCTATTCCTATTGTAGCCATTACAGGACAAGTAAAATCAACTCTAATTGGTAAAGATGTATTTCAAGAGGTTGATATAGTAGGTGCAACTGCTCCTTTTGTAAAGCACAATTATCTTGTTAAAAATGCAAATGATATACCAAGAATTTTTAAAGAAGCATTTTATATAGCAAGAACAGGCAGGCCAGGCCCTGTTTTAATAGATATTCCAATGGACATTCAAAATGAAGATATAGATTTTTCATATCCTGAAACTGTAAATATTAGAGGATATAAGCCTAAAACTTTTGGGCATAAGGGACAGATAAAAAGAGCACTTGAGAGATTAAAAAATAGCAAAAAGCCTCTTATATGTGCAGGTGGAGGAGTTGTTTCGGCTAAGGCAGAAGAGGAACTTAGAGAATTTGTTAAAAAGTCAAAAATACCTGTTGTGCATACACTTATGGGTAAAGATGCAATAGAATATGATAATCCATATTATATAGGTCTTATAGGAACACATGGAGAAAAACATGCAAACAGAGCTGTTACAGGAGCAGATGTTTTAATATTAATAGGAACAAGAGCAGCAGATAGAGCAACATCAGGTTCTAAGTTCTTTGCAAAGGATGCGGATATTATACACATAGATATAGATCCTGCAGAAATAGGGAAAAATTTAGAATCATTAATTCCTGTTGTTGGAGATGCAAAATTTGTAATTAGAGAATTGATAGAGGGTATAGATGAAATAGATACAAGTGAGTGGTTAAATGAAATAAATAGTTGGAAAGAGGAATTAAGCTGCGAATCTGAAGATATATATGTAAATCCCAAATATGCTATAAAACAAATTTCAGATTTGGTAGAAGATGATGCTATATTGGTAGCTGATGTTGGGCAGAATCAATTTTGGGCGGCACATAATTTTAAAATAAAAGGAAACAGGAGGTTTATTACATCAGGTGGATTAGGCACAATGGGATATTCAATCCCGGCTGCAGTAGGAGCAAAATTTGGTACCCCTCAAAGAAGAGTTATTGCAGTTATGGGTGATGGTAGCTTTCAAATGAGCTCTAATGAGCTTGGGACAATAGCAGAAAATAATATAAATATAATAATGGTATTGATGAATAATTCTGGACTTGGTATGGTAAGAGAAATTCAAAATAAAACTTATAAAGTGAGTTATGGTGTTGAACTTAATGCAAATCCCGATTTTGTTGGAATTGCAAAGGCTTATGGATTACAAGGCAGGAAAGTCACATCTAATAATCAATTCAAAGAGGCATTTTTGGAGGCTATGAAGTCAGATAAGGCATATTTAATAGAGTGTATTGTTAACCCTAAAGAGAGTACGCTTTAA
- the ilvN gene encoding acetolactate synthase small subunit, translating into MSRHILSVLVENHSGVLSKIAGLFSRRGYNIDSLTVGITEDPTISRMTIVVRGDDYILEQITKQLNKLVDVIKIIELDPSKSVYRELALVKVSCLPNNRSLITETVNIFRGNIVDINNKSMTIEVTGDDEKITAFIELMKPYGIREIIRTGLTALERGNKCI; encoded by the coding sequence ATTAGCAGGCATATATTATCAGTATTAGTTGAAAACCATTCAGGAGTATTGAGTAAGATAGCAGGACTATTCAGCAGGAGAGGATATAATATAGACAGCTTAACAGTTGGTATTACAGAGGATCCTACAATATCACGAATGACTATTGTTGTAAGAGGAGACGATTATATATTAGAACAAATCACGAAACAATTAAATAAATTGGTTGATGTTATTAAAATAATAGAACTTGATCCTTCAAAATCAGTATACAGGGAGCTGGCTTTAGTTAAAGTTTCATGTTTACCTAATAATAGGTCTCTTATTACTGAAACTGTTAACATATTTAGAGGGAATATAGTTGATATTAACAATAAGAGCATGACTATTGAAGTAACAGGGGATGATGAGAAAATTACAGCATTTATTGAACTTATGAAGCCCTATGGAATTAGGGAGATTATAAGAACAGGGCTTACAGCATTAGAGAGAGGTAATAAATGTATATAA
- a CDS encoding LacI family DNA-binding transcriptional regulator, with the protein MKNNISIKEIAKLCNVSTATVSKVLNNKGRFSEETRQKVLEVVKKYNYQTNMVAKSLRTNKSQIIGVIVPDIINEFFACIIKSIESYFFPHGYSVFICNTDEDVDKEKEYLRQFEAKGVDGIIYISGKSGNITNTIKRDIPIVCIDRKPSGKSDIVTIESDNRMGGYLATEELIRKGCRNIAVLKDYRDLSTTKHRFKGYQDALLRYNINFNAKLIKNIKVDFNSARIAVLELIDSGINFDGIFAFTDWLALGALTALKERKIKVPDQIKIVGFDNISTSQYSYPSITTINQDKEMIGQTAANILLNLINKEYNKVSNIVIPVSLVVRETT; encoded by the coding sequence ATGAAAAATAATATCTCTATAAAAGAAATAGCTAAATTATGTAATGTTTCCACTGCAACTGTATCAAAAGTATTGAACAATAAAGGAAGATTTTCTGAAGAAACCAGACAAAAGGTGCTTGAGGTTGTTAAAAAATATAATTATCAAACTAATATGGTTGCCAAAAGTTTAAGAACAAATAAATCACAAATAATAGGAGTAATTGTTCCTGATATTATTAATGAATTTTTTGCATGTATTATAAAATCTATTGAAAGCTATTTTTTTCCTCATGGTTATTCAGTTTTTATTTGTAATACTGATGAAGATGTGGATAAAGAAAAAGAATATCTAAGGCAGTTTGAAGCAAAAGGTGTTGATGGCATTATATATATTTCTGGTAAATCGGGAAATATTACCAATACGATTAAAAGAGATATACCAATTGTATGTATTGATAGAAAGCCATCTGGTAAAAGTGATATTGTAACTATTGAATCAGATAATCGAATGGGTGGATATCTTGCCACAGAAGAGCTAATTAGAAAGGGATGTAGAAATATAGCTGTATTGAAAGATTATCGTGATTTGTCTACTACTAAACATCGTTTTAAAGGCTATCAGGATGCTCTTTTAAGATACAATATTAATTTTAATGCAAAACTTATTAAAAATATTAAAGTAGATTTTAATTCCGCAAGAATCGCTGTTTTAGAGTTGATTGATAGCGGTATTAATTTTGATGGAATTTTTGCATTCACAGATTGGCTGGCGTTAGGAGCATTGACAGCATTAAAAGAAAGAAAAATTAAAGTTCCAGATCAGATTAAAATTGTCGGATTTGATAATATATCAACTTCTCAATATAGTTATCCTTCAATAACAACAATAAATCAAGATAAGGAAATGATAGGTCAAACAGCTGCAAATATACTTCTAAACCTTATAAATAAAGAATATAATAAAGTTAGCAATATTGTAATTCCTGTTAGCTTGGTTGTTAGAGAAACGACATAA
- the alsB gene encoding D-allose transporter substrate-binding protein: protein MKHFKKLTLIASMIVLIISLFSSCSKKESSTSTQSTQTQQQTSDNAQIAIVLKTLSNPFWVTMKEGIEAEAKAQGIKVDIFAASSEEDVQEQLKLVENLLNKDYKAIGVAPLSPVNLIPAVVEANKKGMYVVNIDEKIDMNELKNAGGSVIAFVTTDNEKVGAKGAQYIVDTLGAQGGEVAIIEGKAGNASGEARKKGAAGVFNSNSLIKLVASQPADWDRSKALDVATNMLQRNPNIKAFYCCNDTMALGVMQAVQNVGKEGKILVVGTDGTPEAVQAVKDGKMAATVAQDPAKIGATSLQLLIKALKDKPQISVDKEPEFITVDSNLIKK from the coding sequence ATGAAACATTTCAAAAAACTAACATTAATTGCATCAATGATTGTCTTAATTATTTCTTTATTTTCAAGCTGTAGCAAAAAAGAGAGCAGTACTTCAACCCAAAGCACACAGACTCAGCAGCAGACATCAGATAATGCACAAATTGCTATTGTATTAAAAACACTTTCTAATCCTTTCTGGGTAACAATGAAAGAAGGAATTGAAGCTGAAGCAAAGGCACAAGGCATTAAAGTTGATATTTTTGCAGCATCATCAGAAGAAGATGTTCAGGAACAGTTAAAACTTGTTGAAAACCTTTTGAACAAAGATTATAAAGCAATAGGAGTTGCCCCACTATCACCTGTTAATCTTATACCAGCAGTCGTAGAAGCCAACAAAAAAGGTATGTATGTAGTTAACATAGACGAAAAAATTGACATGAATGAATTAAAGAACGCTGGTGGAAGTGTAATTGCGTTTGTTACTACTGATAACGAAAAAGTTGGTGCAAAGGGTGCACAATATATAGTTGATACATTAGGAGCACAGGGAGGCGAAGTTGCTATTATTGAAGGAAAAGCAGGCAATGCATCGGGTGAAGCAAGAAAAAAAGGTGCTGCTGGAGTATTTAATTCAAATTCTTTAATAAAATTAGTTGCAAGTCAGCCAGCTGATTGGGATAGATCAAAAGCATTAGATGTTGCTACTAATATGCTTCAAAGAAATCCGAATATAAAAGCATTCTATTGCTGTAATGATACAATGGCACTTGGAGTTATGCAAGCTGTCCAAAATGTAGGAAAAGAAGGAAAAATACTTGTTGTAGGAACAGACGGTACACCAGAAGCTGTACAGGCAGTGAAAGATGGGAAAATGGCAGCAACAGTAGCTCAAGATCCTGCAAAAATTGGTGCTACAAGCTTACAATTATTAATTAAAGCACTCAAAGATAAGCCTCAAATATCAGTAGATAAAGAACCCGAATTTATAACAGTAGATTCAAATTTAATTAAGAAATAA
- a CDS encoding sugar ABC transporter ATP-binding protein: MKYLVEMRGITKKFPGVIALDNINFQLLPGEVHVLLGENGAGKSTLMKILSGVYEPTEGTIIIGEKKYTKLTPKDSKENGIGIIYQELSVINELSIEENIFVGKIPTTKKFGIPIVDYRSMRKQTINLLSRIGLNKNPSTLLKELSISEKQQVEIAKALSSNAKILIMDEPTSSLTIEETNNLFKIIRQLKEEGVGIIYISHKLKEIKEIGDRVTILKDGTYVNTKNIKDTNEEELVTMMVGRELKSKYLNPKHSYHGTEEIIFEVRNLTRQDKKVKNISFKLHRGEILGFAGLIGSGRSELMNAIFRADNIESGDIYLFGKKLKYKNPYEAIKNNIGLITENRRETGFFNNFSIAENISLIPFIKESKAGGILGLLDKNKEKKYAAEQKEYLKIKCTSISQNITELSGGNQQKVIIGKWLAAKSDLIIFDEPTKGIDVGAKSEIYAIMRELANNGKGIIMVSSELPELLSVCDRIIVFKDGAIRAVFSSDEATEEKIIFAATSEKIEN; the protein is encoded by the coding sequence ATGAAATATTTAGTAGAAATGAGAGGTATTACAAAAAAATTCCCAGGAGTAATTGCACTAGATAATATAAATTTTCAGCTTCTTCCAGGAGAGGTACATGTACTGCTTGGAGAAAATGGAGCAGGGAAATCAACGTTAATGAAGATATTAAGTGGGGTATATGAACCAACAGAAGGTACTATAATAATCGGTGAAAAAAAGTATACGAAATTGACACCAAAGGATTCAAAAGAAAATGGTATTGGAATAATATATCAGGAACTAAGCGTAATTAATGAATTATCAATAGAAGAAAATATATTTGTTGGGAAAATACCAACGACTAAAAAATTTGGCATACCTATTGTTGATTACAGATCAATGAGAAAACAGACTATTAATCTATTATCTAGAATTGGATTGAATAAAAATCCATCTACCCTTTTGAAAGAGTTGTCAATTTCTGAGAAGCAGCAGGTAGAGATAGCAAAAGCATTATCTTCAAATGCAAAAATACTTATAATGGACGAGCCAACATCTTCACTTACAATTGAGGAAACAAACAATTTATTTAAAATAATAAGACAACTAAAAGAAGAAGGAGTTGGGATAATATATATATCTCATAAGTTAAAAGAAATAAAAGAAATAGGTGATAGAGTTACAATATTGAAAGATGGTACTTATGTAAATACAAAGAATATTAAAGATACCAATGAGGAAGAACTTGTTACCATGATGGTAGGAAGAGAACTCAAATCAAAGTATCTAAATCCTAAACATAGTTATCACGGAACAGAGGAAATTATATTTGAAGTTAGAAATCTTACAAGGCAGGATAAAAAAGTAAAGAATATAAGCTTTAAACTTCATAGGGGAGAAATATTAGGCTTTGCAGGGTTGATTGGGTCTGGGAGAAGCGAACTAATGAATGCTATATTTAGGGCAGACAATATAGAATCTGGGGATATATATTTATTCGGTAAAAAGCTAAAATATAAAAATCCATACGAAGCAATAAAAAACAATATTGGGCTCATTACTGAAAACAGAAGGGAAACAGGCTTTTTTAATAACTTTAGTATTGCAGAAAATATATCTTTAATACCTTTTATTAAAGAATCAAAGGCAGGAGGCATTTTAGGACTTTTAGATAAAAATAAAGAAAAGAAGTATGCAGCAGAACAGAAAGAGTATTTAAAAATAAAGTGCACTTCTATAAGTCAAAATATAACTGAGCTTTCAGGTGGAAATCAACAGAAAGTTATTATAGGAAAATGGCTTGCTGCAAAATCCGATCTTATAATATTTGATGAACCAACTAAAGGAATCGATGTAGGAGCAAAAAGTGAAATATATGCGATAATGAGGGAGCTTGCAAACAATGGCAAAGGCATAATCATGGTATCCTCTGAGCTTCCTGAATTACTTTCTGTATGTGATAGAATTATTGTATTCAAGGATGGAGCAATTAGAGCAGTGTTTTCAAGTGATGAGGCAACTGAAGAAAAAATAATTTTTGCTGCTACATCAGAAAAAATTGAGAATTAG
- the alsC gene encoding D-allose ABC transporter permease, with protein sequence MNMDFRRLWEKYGTLGILLLIIILLGILSPHYFLTGNNLTQVVLQSSITILLACGEFFAILIAGIDLSIGSIVALTGMITSKMMMSGFPVLVAIIIGGILFGALLGAINGNLVNITGLHPFIITLGTQAIYRGLTLIISNARPVFGFPKGFIKGIAGWIWKIPIPVIIALVVALILTFITKKTKLGRNIYALGGNSQAAWYSGINIKLHTLIVFIISGICAGTAGVVLTARLGAAEPLAGIGFETYAIASAIIGGTSFFGGKGNIFGVVMGGLIIGVISNGLNILNVPTYYQQIVMGSLIIIAVSIDKIFSRRR encoded by the coding sequence ATGAATATGGATTTTAGACGTTTATGGGAAAAATATGGAACTTTAGGTATACTGCTTTTAATTATAATATTATTGGGTATACTTTCACCACATTATTTTTTAACAGGTAATAATCTAACTCAAGTTGTACTTCAAAGTTCAATTACAATATTATTAGCATGTGGAGAGTTTTTTGCGATACTAATAGCTGGGATTGACCTTTCGATAGGTTCAATTGTTGCTTTAACTGGAATGATAACCTCAAAAATGATGATGAGCGGTTTCCCTGTATTAGTTGCAATAATAATTGGAGGGATTTTATTTGGCGCACTATTAGGAGCAATCAATGGAAATCTTGTAAATATAACAGGACTTCACCCATTTATAATTACTTTAGGTACACAGGCAATCTACAGAGGATTGACCCTTATTATTTCAAATGCACGACCGGTATTTGGTTTCCCCAAAGGATTTATTAAGGGAATTGCGGGCTGGATATGGAAAATTCCAATTCCAGTAATTATAGCTCTTGTGGTTGCACTTATATTAACATTTATAACAAAAAAGACAAAACTAGGAAGAAATATTTATGCACTTGGCGGCAACAGCCAAGCAGCATGGTATTCAGGTATTAATATAAAGCTTCATACACTAATAGTATTTATTATATCGGGAATATGTGCAGGAACTGCTGGAGTTGTATTAACTGCAAGGCTAGGTGCAGCAGAACCTCTTGCAGGTATTGGATTTGAAACTTATGCGATTGCTTCTGCGATAATAGGAGGTACAAGCTTTTTTGGAGGAAAAGGAAATATATTCGGCGTAGTAATGGGAGGACTCATAATAGGAGTAATAAGTAATGGACTTAATATTCTTAATGTTCCTACATATTATCAGCAAATAGTTATGGGTTCATTAATAATTATCGCTGTTTCAATTGATAAAATATTCAGCAGAAGGAGGTAA
- the alsE gene encoding D-allulose 6-phosphate 3-epimerase — protein sequence MDCKFSPSLMCMNLLELKNQIDILNERADFYHIDIMDGHYVNNITLSPYFIKQIRSIAKLPIDAHLMVEKPESIINDAAKAGADYITPHAETIDRQAFRIIKKIKDLGCRAGIALNPATSIESIKYYLHLLDKITIMTVDPGFAGQPFIPEMLKKIEQLKEIKQKNGYKYLIEVDGACNFKTFSELFKAGAEVFILGTSGLFGLDDNLEKAWDIMIDNFSYQIKNIQKIESVS from the coding sequence ATGGACTGCAAATTTTCACCATCACTTATGTGTATGAATTTGCTTGAGCTTAAAAATCAAATAGATATATTGAATGAAAGAGCAGATTTTTACCATATTGATATTATGGATGGACATTATGTAAATAATATTACTTTATCACCCTATTTTATAAAACAAATAAGAAGTATTGCAAAACTTCCTATTGATGCACATCTTATGGTTGAGAAACCAGAGAGTATAATTAATGATGCTGCAAAGGCAGGAGCTGATTATATAACACCTCACGCTGAGACAATAGACAGGCAGGCATTTAGGATAATAAAAAAGATTAAAGATCTTGGATGCCGAGCAGGTATTGCATTAAATCCAGCAACTTCAATTGAAAGTATAAAATATTATCTTCATCTTCTTGATAAAATTACAATAATGACTGTAGATCCTGGATTTGCAGGTCAGCCTTTTATACCAGAAATGCTTAAAAAAATAGAACAGTTAAAAGAAATAAAGCAAAAAAATGGATATAAATATTTAATTGAAGTAGATGGAGCATGCAATTTTAAAACTTTCAGTGAGCTCTTTAAAGCAGGTGCTGAGGTATTCATTTTAGGTACATCAGGTTTATTTGGTTTAGATGATAATCTTGAAAAAGCATGGGATATTATGATTGATAATTTTAGTTATCAAATAAAAAATATTCAAAAAATAGAATCTGTTTCATAA